The following proteins are co-located in the Solanum pennellii chromosome 1, SPENNV200 genome:
- the LOC107008083 gene encoding BTB/POZ and MATH domain-containing protein 4, which produces MSEQPIITHVSDSSPLTRATSSRSVTETVNGSHRFVIQGYSLAKGMGVGKHIASDTFTVGGHQWAIYFYPDGKNPEDNSTYVSLFIALASEGTDVRALFELTLVDQSGKEKHKVHSHFDRSLESGPYTLKYRGSMWGYKRFFRRALLENSDYLKDDCLKINCTVGVVRSTIDIASLQPIQVPDSDMGSHFGMLLENMEGCDVVFSVAGEKFHAHKLVLTARSPVFRTELFDELMGDKQEIIVTDMEPRVFKAMLHFIYRDSLVDEEIEDTSSSSIPSVTDTLTAKLLAAADRYELTRLRRVCESHLCKDISVNSVSRTLALADRYHATELKAVCLRFAAENLAAVMQSDGFEYLKENCPSLQSELLKTVAGCEDDCSSGGGKSRSVWAQLSDGGDTNGRRVRHRT; this is translated from the exons ATGTCGGAGCAGCCGATAATCACTCACGTCTCCGATTCAAGTCCGTTAACCCGGGCGACGAGTTCCCGGTCGGTGACGGAAACGGTAAACGGTTCACACCGGTTTGTGATTCAGGGGTATTCATTGGCGAAAGGAATGGGAGTTGGGAAACATATCGCGAGTGATACTTTcaccgttggtggacatcaatGGGCTATTTACTTTTATCCTGATGGGAAAAATCCTGAGGATAATTCAACGTATGTGTCACTTTTTATTGCGTTGGCGAGTGAAGGAACGGATGTTAGGGCTTTGTTTGAATTGACGTTGGTTGATCAGAGTGGTAAAGAGAAGCATAAGGTTCATAGTCATTTTGATCGGTCACTTGAAAGTGGACCATATACATTGAAATACCGCGGCAGCATGTG GGGATACAAACGTTTCTTTAGACGAGCTTTACTTGAGAATTCAGATTATCTCAAGGATGACTGTTTGAAAATCAATTGTACTGTGGGAGTTGTTCGTTCTACAATTGATATCGCGAGCTTACAGCCAATCCAGGTTCCAGATTCTGATATGGGATCACACTTTGGAATGCTATTAGAGAATATGGAAGGCTGTGATGTTGTTTTCAGTGTGGCTGGTGAAAAATTTCATGCCCATAAGCTGGTATTAACTGCTCGTTCTCCTGTATTTCGCACTGAATTGTTTGATGAACTGATGGGCGATAAGCAGGAGATTATTGTCACAGATATGGAACCCAGGGTCTTTAAA GCTATGTTGCACTTCATATACAGAGATTCTCTTGTAGATGAAGAGATAGAAGATACTAGTTCTTCTTCTATTCCTTCTGTGACCGATACATTGACAGCAAAATTGCTAGCAGCAGCCGATCGGTATGAATTAACAAGACTCAGGCGTGTGTGCGAATCTCATCTTTGCAAAGATATCTCGGTGAACTCTGTTTCCAGAACTCTTGCTTTAGCTGACCGTTACCATGCCACGGAACTCAAAGCAGTTTGCCTTAGGTTTGCTGCTGAAAATCTTGCAG CTGTCATGCAATCAGATGGATTTGAATACCTCAAGGAAAACTGCCCTTCTCTTCAGTCAGAGCTTCTTAAAACCGTTGCTGGTTGTGAGGATGATTGTAGCAGTGGAGGCGGAAAGTCTAGAAGCGTTTGGGCCCAGCTTTCAGATGGTGGTGATACCAATGGCAGGAGGGTAAGGCACCGGACATGA
- the LOC107020368 gene encoding transcription factor GAMYB, with amino-acid sequence MSIKSETEERMTSKLDMDSPDEASGGDLGESVPLKKGPWTSAEDVILVDYVMTHGEGNWNAVQRHSGLARCGKSCRLRWANHLRPDLKKGAFTPEEEQRIVELHAKMGNKWARMAVELPGRTDNEIKNYWNTRIKRRQRAGLPIYPADISFMASQNKQNEELGAFSSADAQNPDVLGINNFEIPAVEFKKLELTHLLYPPQLADIPARSLLNDPVSNFLAQGHRAPYSSTYFLSTTYPAKRIRGSESVFSGSNGDLLNSLQYQNDGSLLAQAQAQPLDFSSYNHNLTYDDQRAISNIVPGGHAYLNGNSSSEPTWAMKLELPSLQNQTENWGSPHSALPSLDSVDILIQSPPAGHSESGSLSPSNSGLLDAVLHESQTMKASNDNSYQGNKTSGNAVNNSCPDLKGCDIYGHPVSPLSQFSASVFSDYAPISESSLHEFPSMATMPGGEIKQEIGDLSPLDDEDNTSNQTIFSSPKTQHANNHLASKDPFGSCFFDDCDWDCKQIHAVTTSSGQANGHNSCSWDAISAMEATGRMRL; translated from the exons ATGAGCATCAAAAGTGAAACCGAGGAAAGGATGACATCCAAACTTGACATGGATTCACCAGATGAAGCTAGCGGTGGAGATTTAGGAGAAAGTGTACCACTTAAAAAAGGTCCCTGGACTTCTGCGGAAGATGTAATTTTAGTGGATTATGTAATGACACATGGTGAGGGGAACTGGAATGCTGTACAGAGGCATTCAGGACTTGCTCGTTGTGGTAAAAGTTGCCGCTTGCGGTGGGCAAATCACCTGAGACCAGATTTAAAGAAAGGTGCATTCACCCCAGAGGAAGAGCAGCGGATAGTTGAACTGCATGctaaaatgggaaataaatgGGCACGCATGGCTGTTGAG TTGCCTGGCCGTACAGATAATGAGATAAAGAACTACTGGAACACTAGAATAAAGAGACGACAACGTGCAGGCTTGCCAATTTACCCTGCAGATATTTCTTTCATGGCAAGTCAGAACAAACAAAATGAGGAATTGGGTGCATTCTCCTCCGCAGATGCACAAAATCCTGATGTCTTGGGAATTAACAATTTTGAGATTCCTGCTGTGGAGTTCAAAAAATTGGAACTCACTCATCTGTTGTATCCGCCACAACTTGCAGACATTCCTGCTCGTAGCTTGCTTAATGATCCTGTAAGTAACTTTCTGGCCCAGGGTCATAGAGCTCCCTATAGTAGTACATATTTCCTTTCTACAACTTATCCCGCAAAGCGTATACGAGGATCAGAATCTGTGTTCTCCGGTTCAAATGGTGATCTCCTCAACTCCTTGCAATATCAGAATGACGGTTCTTTGCTTGCGCAAGCTCAAGCTCAACCCTTGgatttttcttcatataatcataatttaacatatGATGATCAGCGAGCAATCTCAAATATAGTTCCGGGCGGCCATGCCTATTTAAATGGCAACTCCTCTTCAGAGCCCACATGGGCAATGAAGCTGGAGCTCCCTTCACTCCAAAACCAGACAGAGAACTGGGGTTCACCTCATTCGGCTCTTCCTTCATTAGACTCTGTTGATATTCTAATTCAATCCCCTCCAGCTGGACATAGTGAATCCGGTAGTCTGTCACCTAGCAACAGTGGTCTACTGGATGCTGTGCTTCATGAATCTCAAACTATGAAAGCTTCAAATGATAACTCATACCAAGGGAACAAGACATCTGGTAATGCAGTCAATAATTCATGTCCAGATCTCAAAGGATGTGATATTTATGGGCATCCAGTCTCTCCTTTAAGTCAATTCTCTGCATCAGTATTTAGTGACTACGCCCCTATCAGTGAAAGTTCATTACACGAGTTCCCGTCAATGGCCACAATGCCAG GAGGCGAGATTAAGCAAGAGATTGGCGATCTGTCCCCCTTGGACGACGAAGACAACACATCAAACCAGACGATCTTTTCCAGTCCCAAGACACAGCATGCTAATAACCATCTGGCTTCGAAAGATCCTTTTGGTTCTTGCTTTTTCGATGATTGCGACTGGGATTGCAAGCAAATCCATGCAGTAACCACATCATCAGGTCAAGCTAATGGACACAATTCTTGTTCTTGGGATGCCATATCAGCCATGGAAGCTACAGGAAGAATGAGATTATGA